Proteins from a single region of Centropristis striata isolate RG_2023a ecotype Rhode Island chromosome 9, C.striata_1.0, whole genome shotgun sequence:
- the swt1 gene encoding transcriptional protein SWT1 isoform X1: MSKKSKKRKRRKLSSSSSEEDEKPSKEKAGSKHHESSKKKHDDKSQERSDKVSTAKPEKCAPPSVKDVSQSTRQIKKPVYRLVVTQATDQKPVKREEECQKTKSISVPFHGGKCSRKAKNDISKRDNNVNGSKTVEREASKSSKKSGRVPERTEKTSKSCADEKSFHRSPNKSKKELMSPSLVFAERKEKVQDVPKKKCRAEEPQQTENDSKTIKTKEPSETSSVSKDSLALKRTELFEKMCQKHEENKAKKSLCTEAKTPSAPTTEHSSTPAKHTTSVSQSNKWKSVTSIPGNATSVSQKTDKSSSAKKKISFVPFNFRIPRKVQPITKVDSTSKSNDDNKKNDASSTNRDLKDGTEVSDCGASVSNSKQETVQQAHSCLDVTPCSSSEGQDKRSSLSSQLPATSHTIPEPRHDQTKVVEELHLARSEKRLELNVMESYGELTCMDIDPPEEGAADTLCKQSPQQELIIVLDTNILLSHLDYIKKIQSHGLGGLGFPIILIPWVVLQELDYLKRGRGLSGSVAHMATPAISYIYNSLKSRKPHLWGQSMQQATASCNGLNAENNDDRVLQCCLQYQSLYPECAHILCTNDKNLCSKALLSGVTAFSKSDLEAEVGRSGHGFHPLQNIKTPMLPHISHQVPGPMQSRSFTPVQPHSQVRTGIPVEEKDSEQLSKREDEEQTKWDRSSVSELEECLREVLSDVLEVEMKAAFEDLWLEIVYIKPPWTLLDVLQCLKKHWIAVFGHIVPRDYLQTVLSLIDFFNSGKTSDRSAASTAHQEAKGLVQAFGKSSSRVPSALSVLDHIYNKLQLQWESPGSDVVMNDDDDEEEKQPTSAQVSHQEVWALFEKIWSNVCEISIEGFKALGYDPHTMQSAQPVGGAPPPQDALVCLHKLSFMVSQLLQAFSSVFSAPGLEEVQTLLHIIQSNQLVEVDPRFTARDLLDCFKQQEYREKLGLGGTQLMYLKQALDRCVETTSQRVPFTSLL, translated from the exons CCATCAAAAGAAAAAGCTGGTTCCAAACATCATGAAAGTTCCAAGAAGAAGCACGATGATAAGAGCCAGGAGAGGTCAGATAAAGT GAGtacagcaaaaccagaaaaATGTGCTCCTCCTTCCGTTAAAGATGTTTCCCAAAGCACCCGCCAGATCAAAAAGCCTGTTTACAGACTGGTGGTAACACAAGCAACAGACCAGAAACCTGTTAAAAGGGAAGAAgaatgtcaaaaaacaaaaagtatctCTGTGCCATTCCATGGGGGAAAATGCTctagaaaagcaaaaaatgatATTTCTAAGAGAGATAACAATGTCAATGGGAGTAAGACTGTGGAAAGGGAAGCCTCAAAATCCTCAAAAAAATCAGGTAGAGTTCCTGAGAGGACAGAGAAGACATCTAAAAGCTGCGCAGATGAAAAGTCTTTCCATAGGAGcccaaacaaatcaaaaaaggaGCTAATGAGTCCCAGTTTAGTTTTTGCTGAACGGAAAGAAAAGGTGCAGGATGTACCGAAGAAGAAGTGCAGAGCTGAGGAACCACAGCAGACtgaaaatgacagcaaaactaTCAAGACCAAGGAACCAAGCGAGACCTCCTCGGTCTCCAAGGATTCTTTGGCACTAAAGAGGACTGAACTTTTCGAGAAGATGTGCCAAAAGCATGAAGAAAATAAGGCCAAAAAGAGCCTATGTACAGAAGCAAAAACTCCCTCTGCCCCTACCACAGAGCATTCCTCCACGCCAGCAAAGCACACTACCTCAGTTAGTCAGTCAAATAAGTGGAAAAGTGTCACTTCAATCCCAGGGAATGCCACATCAGTGTCACAGAAGACAGATAAGTCATCATCtgctaagaaaaaaatatcatttgTGCCTTTTAATTTTAGGATACCAAGAAAGGTTCAACCAATTACCAAAGTAGATAGCACTAGTAAGagtaatgatgataataagaaaaatgatgCCAGTTCTACAAACAGAGATCTCAAAGATGGGACTGAGGTGTCAGACTGTGGGGCCTCAGTGAGCAACTCCAAGCAGGAAACTGTCCAACAGGCTCACAGCTGTTTGGATGTTACACCTTGTTCTTCATCTGAAGGACAAGATAAGAGGTCATCTTTGTCAAGCCAACTCCCAGCTACATCTCATACCATCCCTGAGCCGCGGCATGACCAG acGAAAGTGGTTGAAGAGCTTCATCTTGCCCGCTCTGAGAAGAGACTGGAGCTGAATGTAATGGAAAGCTATGGAGAACTTACCTGTATGGACATAGACCCTCCAGAAGAGGGAGCTGCAGACACACTCT gtaaACAGTCTCCTCAGCAAGAGCTGATCATTGTTTTGGACACCAACATTCTCCTCAGTCACCTGGATTATATCAAAAAGATCCAATCTCATGGCCTTGGAG GCCTGGGCTTCCCTATAATCCTGATCCCCTGGGTGGTGCTTCAGGAGCTGGATTACCTCAAAAGGGGGAGAGGTCTGTCAGGTTCTGTGGCCCACATGGCCACTCCTGCAATCTCGTACATTTACAACTCTTTGAAGAGCCGGAAACCTCACCTCTGGGGGCAGTCTATGCAGCAGGCCACTGCAAGTTGTA ATGGTCTGAATGCTGAGAATAATGATGACAGGGTGCTGCAGTGCTGCCTGCAATACCAGAGTCTGTACCCAGAGTGTGCTCATATTCTATGCAC TAATGATAAGAATCTATGCAGTAAGGCCCTCCTGAGTGGGGTGACAGCCTTCAGCAAGAGTGATTTGGAGGCAGAGGTTGGAAGATCTGGACATGGCTTTCATCCTCTGCAAAACATTAAGACTCCAATGCTGCCTCACATCAGCCATCAGGTCCCAGGACCAATGCAAAGCAGGAGCTTTACACCAGTGCAGCCACACAGTCAAGTGAGAACAGGCATTCCTGTAGAGGAGAAAG ATAGCGAGCAACTGAGCAAAAGAGAGGACGAAGAACAGACAAAATGGGACCGTAGCAGTGTTTCTGAACTAGAAGAATGCCTGCGAGAGGTGCTGTCTGATGTTTTAGAGGTGGAGATGAAGGCCGCTTTTGAAGACCTCTGGCTAGAG ATTGTTTATATAAAACCACCTTGGACTCTCTTGGATGTCCTGCAGTGTTTGAAAAAGCACTGGATTGCTGTCTTTGGGCACATTGTCCCAAGGGATTATCTGCAAACTGTTTTAAGCCTCATTGACTTCTTTAACTCAG GTAAAACATCAGATCGTAGTGCTGCCTCAACAGCCCACCAAGAAGCTAAGGGGCTTGTGCAAGCGTTTGGGAAAAGCTCTAGCCGTGTTCCTAGTGCTCTCTCTGTATTGGACCACATTTACAATAAGCTACAACTGCAG TGGGAATCGCCTGGCAGTGATGTTGTcatgaatgatgatgatgatgaagaagaaaaacaacccACGTCTGCTCAGGTCTCTCACCAGGAAGTGTGGGCCCTGTTTGAGAAAATCTGGTCGAATGTGTGTGAAATAAG CATAGAGGGATTCAAAGCTCTGGGCTATGACCCTCACACCATGCAGAGCGCTCAACCAGTGGGAGGTGCTCCACCACCACAGGACGCATTGGTCTGTTTGCACAAACTGTCCTTCATGGTCTCACAGCTGCTCCAAGCCTTCAGCAG TGTCTTCTCAGCGCCTGGTTTAGAGGAAGTCCAGACACTGCTCCACATCATCCAATCTAATCAG CTTGTTGAGGTGGATCCCAGATTTACTGCCAGAGATCTGCTCGATTGTTTCAAACAACAAGAGTACAG GGAAAAGCTGGGACTTGGAGGGACCCAGTTAATGTACCTAAAACAGGCCCTGGATCGTTGTGTTGAGACTACAAGTCAACGCGTCCCCTTCACATCACTGCTCTGA
- the swt1 gene encoding transcriptional protein SWT1 isoform X2 has protein sequence MSKKSKKRKRRKLSSSSSEEDEKPSKEKAGSKHHESSKKKHDDKSQERSTAKPEKCAPPSVKDVSQSTRQIKKPVYRLVVTQATDQKPVKREEECQKTKSISVPFHGGKCSRKAKNDISKRDNNVNGSKTVEREASKSSKKSGRVPERTEKTSKSCADEKSFHRSPNKSKKELMSPSLVFAERKEKVQDVPKKKCRAEEPQQTENDSKTIKTKEPSETSSVSKDSLALKRTELFEKMCQKHEENKAKKSLCTEAKTPSAPTTEHSSTPAKHTTSVSQSNKWKSVTSIPGNATSVSQKTDKSSSAKKKISFVPFNFRIPRKVQPITKVDSTSKSNDDNKKNDASSTNRDLKDGTEVSDCGASVSNSKQETVQQAHSCLDVTPCSSSEGQDKRSSLSSQLPATSHTIPEPRHDQTKVVEELHLARSEKRLELNVMESYGELTCMDIDPPEEGAADTLCKQSPQQELIIVLDTNILLSHLDYIKKIQSHGLGGLGFPIILIPWVVLQELDYLKRGRGLSGSVAHMATPAISYIYNSLKSRKPHLWGQSMQQATASCNGLNAENNDDRVLQCCLQYQSLYPECAHILCTNDKNLCSKALLSGVTAFSKSDLEAEVGRSGHGFHPLQNIKTPMLPHISHQVPGPMQSRSFTPVQPHSQVRTGIPVEEKDSEQLSKREDEEQTKWDRSSVSELEECLREVLSDVLEVEMKAAFEDLWLEIVYIKPPWTLLDVLQCLKKHWIAVFGHIVPRDYLQTVLSLIDFFNSGKTSDRSAASTAHQEAKGLVQAFGKSSSRVPSALSVLDHIYNKLQLQWESPGSDVVMNDDDDEEEKQPTSAQVSHQEVWALFEKIWSNVCEISIEGFKALGYDPHTMQSAQPVGGAPPPQDALVCLHKLSFMVSQLLQAFSSVFSAPGLEEVQTLLHIIQSNQLVEVDPRFTARDLLDCFKQQEYREKLGLGGTQLMYLKQALDRCVETTSQRVPFTSLL, from the exons CCATCAAAAGAAAAAGCTGGTTCCAAACATCATGAAAGTTCCAAGAAGAAGCACGATGATAAGAGCCAGGAGAG GAGtacagcaaaaccagaaaaATGTGCTCCTCCTTCCGTTAAAGATGTTTCCCAAAGCACCCGCCAGATCAAAAAGCCTGTTTACAGACTGGTGGTAACACAAGCAACAGACCAGAAACCTGTTAAAAGGGAAGAAgaatgtcaaaaaacaaaaagtatctCTGTGCCATTCCATGGGGGAAAATGCTctagaaaagcaaaaaatgatATTTCTAAGAGAGATAACAATGTCAATGGGAGTAAGACTGTGGAAAGGGAAGCCTCAAAATCCTCAAAAAAATCAGGTAGAGTTCCTGAGAGGACAGAGAAGACATCTAAAAGCTGCGCAGATGAAAAGTCTTTCCATAGGAGcccaaacaaatcaaaaaaggaGCTAATGAGTCCCAGTTTAGTTTTTGCTGAACGGAAAGAAAAGGTGCAGGATGTACCGAAGAAGAAGTGCAGAGCTGAGGAACCACAGCAGACtgaaaatgacagcaaaactaTCAAGACCAAGGAACCAAGCGAGACCTCCTCGGTCTCCAAGGATTCTTTGGCACTAAAGAGGACTGAACTTTTCGAGAAGATGTGCCAAAAGCATGAAGAAAATAAGGCCAAAAAGAGCCTATGTACAGAAGCAAAAACTCCCTCTGCCCCTACCACAGAGCATTCCTCCACGCCAGCAAAGCACACTACCTCAGTTAGTCAGTCAAATAAGTGGAAAAGTGTCACTTCAATCCCAGGGAATGCCACATCAGTGTCACAGAAGACAGATAAGTCATCATCtgctaagaaaaaaatatcatttgTGCCTTTTAATTTTAGGATACCAAGAAAGGTTCAACCAATTACCAAAGTAGATAGCACTAGTAAGagtaatgatgataataagaaaaatgatgCCAGTTCTACAAACAGAGATCTCAAAGATGGGACTGAGGTGTCAGACTGTGGGGCCTCAGTGAGCAACTCCAAGCAGGAAACTGTCCAACAGGCTCACAGCTGTTTGGATGTTACACCTTGTTCTTCATCTGAAGGACAAGATAAGAGGTCATCTTTGTCAAGCCAACTCCCAGCTACATCTCATACCATCCCTGAGCCGCGGCATGACCAG acGAAAGTGGTTGAAGAGCTTCATCTTGCCCGCTCTGAGAAGAGACTGGAGCTGAATGTAATGGAAAGCTATGGAGAACTTACCTGTATGGACATAGACCCTCCAGAAGAGGGAGCTGCAGACACACTCT gtaaACAGTCTCCTCAGCAAGAGCTGATCATTGTTTTGGACACCAACATTCTCCTCAGTCACCTGGATTATATCAAAAAGATCCAATCTCATGGCCTTGGAG GCCTGGGCTTCCCTATAATCCTGATCCCCTGGGTGGTGCTTCAGGAGCTGGATTACCTCAAAAGGGGGAGAGGTCTGTCAGGTTCTGTGGCCCACATGGCCACTCCTGCAATCTCGTACATTTACAACTCTTTGAAGAGCCGGAAACCTCACCTCTGGGGGCAGTCTATGCAGCAGGCCACTGCAAGTTGTA ATGGTCTGAATGCTGAGAATAATGATGACAGGGTGCTGCAGTGCTGCCTGCAATACCAGAGTCTGTACCCAGAGTGTGCTCATATTCTATGCAC TAATGATAAGAATCTATGCAGTAAGGCCCTCCTGAGTGGGGTGACAGCCTTCAGCAAGAGTGATTTGGAGGCAGAGGTTGGAAGATCTGGACATGGCTTTCATCCTCTGCAAAACATTAAGACTCCAATGCTGCCTCACATCAGCCATCAGGTCCCAGGACCAATGCAAAGCAGGAGCTTTACACCAGTGCAGCCACACAGTCAAGTGAGAACAGGCATTCCTGTAGAGGAGAAAG ATAGCGAGCAACTGAGCAAAAGAGAGGACGAAGAACAGACAAAATGGGACCGTAGCAGTGTTTCTGAACTAGAAGAATGCCTGCGAGAGGTGCTGTCTGATGTTTTAGAGGTGGAGATGAAGGCCGCTTTTGAAGACCTCTGGCTAGAG ATTGTTTATATAAAACCACCTTGGACTCTCTTGGATGTCCTGCAGTGTTTGAAAAAGCACTGGATTGCTGTCTTTGGGCACATTGTCCCAAGGGATTATCTGCAAACTGTTTTAAGCCTCATTGACTTCTTTAACTCAG GTAAAACATCAGATCGTAGTGCTGCCTCAACAGCCCACCAAGAAGCTAAGGGGCTTGTGCAAGCGTTTGGGAAAAGCTCTAGCCGTGTTCCTAGTGCTCTCTCTGTATTGGACCACATTTACAATAAGCTACAACTGCAG TGGGAATCGCCTGGCAGTGATGTTGTcatgaatgatgatgatgatgaagaagaaaaacaacccACGTCTGCTCAGGTCTCTCACCAGGAAGTGTGGGCCCTGTTTGAGAAAATCTGGTCGAATGTGTGTGAAATAAG CATAGAGGGATTCAAAGCTCTGGGCTATGACCCTCACACCATGCAGAGCGCTCAACCAGTGGGAGGTGCTCCACCACCACAGGACGCATTGGTCTGTTTGCACAAACTGTCCTTCATGGTCTCACAGCTGCTCCAAGCCTTCAGCAG TGTCTTCTCAGCGCCTGGTTTAGAGGAAGTCCAGACACTGCTCCACATCATCCAATCTAATCAG CTTGTTGAGGTGGATCCCAGATTTACTGCCAGAGATCTGCTCGATTGTTTCAAACAACAAGAGTACAG GGAAAAGCTGGGACTTGGAGGGACCCAGTTAATGTACCTAAAACAGGCCCTGGATCGTTGTGTTGAGACTACAAGTCAACGCGTCCCCTTCACATCACTGCTCTGA